One Gordonia zhaorongruii DNA segment encodes these proteins:
- a CDS encoding FKBP-type peptidyl-prolyl cis-trans isomerase, translating to MKRKHLILVPAAAAALVFAGCSSDDSSTAADSASNTNVDVSEAAPDFRPATCPTDAPAADTKADWTLQGTSGSIDVVGPTDDTAPLVTIEGAPFEVDKTTVETLEAGDGTAVTKDSTVSVCYHGVNGRDGSVFDSAFDRGEPAAFPASGVVPGFQKALMGQKAGADVAVAVAPADGYPQGTPDGAIKTGDTIVFALTIVSVQ from the coding sequence ATGAAGCGCAAGCACCTGATCCTGGTTCCCGCGGCCGCCGCTGCACTCGTGTTCGCGGGCTGCTCGTCTGACGATTCGAGCACCGCTGCCGATTCCGCGAGCAACACGAACGTGGACGTCTCCGAGGCTGCGCCCGACTTCCGGCCGGCAACCTGCCCCACCGACGCACCTGCGGCAGATACCAAGGCCGACTGGACGCTGCAGGGCACGAGCGGTTCGATCGACGTCGTGGGTCCGACGGACGACACGGCACCCCTGGTCACCATCGAGGGCGCACCGTTCGAGGTCGACAAGACGACCGTCGAGACCCTGGAGGCCGGCGACGGCACCGCCGTCACGAAGGACTCCACCGTCAGCGTCTGCTACCACGGCGTGAACGGCCGCGACGGCTCCGTCTTCGACAGCGCCTTCGATCGCGGCGAACCCGCCGCTTTCCCCGCGAGCGGCGTCGTTCCCGGCTTCCAGAAGGCGCTGATGGGTCAGAAGGCCGGCGCCGACGTCGCAGTCGCGGTCGCCCCGGCCGACGGCTACCCGCAGGGCACACCCGACGGCGCGATCAAAACAGGCGACACCATCGTGTTCGCATTGACGATCGTGTCCGTTCAGTAG
- the lipA gene encoding lipoyl synthase: MTASPSNPSPANSSPADAPSGRKLLRLEVRNSQTPIERKPKWIKTRATMGPEYTELKNLVKSGGLHTVCEEAGCPNIYECWEDREATFLIGGEQCTRRCDFCQIDTGKPSPLDLDEPRRVAESVRSMGLRYSTITGVARDDLPDEGAWLYAETVRKIHELNPGTGVENLIPDFHAKPDLLAEVFDARPEVLAHNIETVPRIFKRIRPAFRYERSLEVLTAARDFGLVTKSNLILGMGETPEEIRESLRDLHEAGCDLVTITQYLRPSPRHHPVERWVKPEEFVEHSQYAEEIGFAGVMAGPLVRSSYRAGRLYAQAMKRHGRELPPELAHLTASGSTAQEASSVLARMSS; the protein is encoded by the coding sequence GTGACTGCTTCACCTTCCAACCCCTCCCCCGCGAACTCCTCGCCTGCCGACGCCCCGAGCGGACGCAAGCTGCTCCGGCTCGAGGTGCGCAACTCGCAGACCCCGATCGAGCGCAAGCCGAAGTGGATCAAGACCCGCGCGACGATGGGCCCCGAATACACCGAGTTGAAGAACCTGGTGAAGAGCGGCGGCCTGCACACGGTGTGCGAGGAGGCCGGCTGCCCCAACATCTACGAGTGCTGGGAGGACCGCGAGGCAACCTTCCTCATCGGGGGCGAGCAGTGCACCCGTCGCTGCGACTTCTGCCAGATCGACACCGGCAAGCCGTCGCCACTGGATCTCGATGAGCCGCGGCGCGTCGCCGAGTCGGTCCGCTCCATGGGCCTGCGCTACTCGACGATCACCGGTGTGGCCCGCGACGACCTGCCCGACGAGGGCGCCTGGCTGTACGCGGAGACCGTGCGCAAGATCCACGAACTCAACCCGGGCACGGGTGTGGAGAACCTGATTCCCGATTTCCACGCGAAGCCCGATCTGCTGGCCGAGGTGTTCGACGCCCGCCCGGAGGTCCTGGCGCACAACATCGAGACCGTGCCCCGCATCTTCAAGCGGATCCGTCCGGCGTTCCGGTACGAGCGTTCCCTCGAGGTGCTGACGGCGGCGCGTGACTTCGGTCTGGTCACCAAGTCGAACCTGATCCTCGGCATGGGCGAGACACCCGAGGAGATCCGCGAGTCGCTGCGGGATCTGCACGAGGCCGGTTGCGACCTCGTGACGATCACCCAGTACCTGCGCCCGTCGCCGCGTCACCACCCGGTGGAGCGCTGGGTGAAGCCGGAGGAGTTCGTCGAGCACTCGCAGTACGCCGAGGAGATCGGCTTCGCGGGTGTCATGGCAGGTCCCCTGGTTCGTTCGTCGTACCGGGCGGGCCGCCTGTACGCGCAGGCCATGAAGCGTCACGGCCGCGAACTGCCGCCCGAGCTCGCCCACCTGACGGCCAGTGGATCCACTGCCCAGGAGGCGTCTTCGGTACTCGCTCGCATGTCCAGCTGA
- the sucB gene encoding 2-oxoglutarate dehydrogenase, E2 component, dihydrolipoamide succinyltransferase: MAFSVEMPALGESVTEGTVTQWLKQEGDTVEVDEPLLEVSTDKVDTEIPSPAAGVLTKIVAQEDDTVEIGGELAVIGDAGEDAGEAAAEPEPEPASEPEPEPEPADEPKAEAEPEKPAASGSTGSGSGTDVVMPELGESVTEGIVTNWLKEVGDTVEVDEALLEVSTDKVDTEIPSPVAGTLLEIVASADDVVEVGGRLAVVGDSGSDPGADRDQGQTSANAPRNTEPKAEPTPEPKPEPAAESKPAEPKPAESKPAASKPAEPKPAANDIESTPYVTPLVRKLATENDVDLSTVKGTGVGGRIRKQDVLAAAEEKKTPAAESAPAPAVSSAAAPASAKPELAALRGTTQKINRIRQITAAKTRESLHESAQLTQVHEVDMTRIAALRTSAKARFRSSEGVNLTYLPFFAKAVVEALKVHPNVNASIDEGAKEITYHGTVNLGIAVDTEQGLLSPVIHDADNLSLAGLARAIADIAERARTGGLKPDELAGGTFTITNIGSQGALIDTPILVPPQAAMLGTGAIVKRPVVMTAEDGTESFASRAIAYLPLTYDHRLIDGADAGRFVSTVRERLEAAEFSADLGL, translated from the coding sequence ATGGCCTTCTCTGTCGAGATGCCCGCCCTTGGTGAGAGCGTCACCGAGGGAACCGTCACCCAATGGCTGAAGCAGGAAGGCGACACCGTCGAAGTCGACGAGCCACTGCTGGAGGTCTCCACCGACAAGGTCGACACCGAGATTCCCTCGCCTGCCGCCGGCGTCCTGACGAAGATCGTCGCGCAGGAGGACGACACCGTGGAGATCGGCGGCGAACTGGCTGTCATCGGTGACGCCGGTGAGGACGCCGGTGAGGCTGCAGCCGAACCGGAGCCGGAACCCGCATCCGAGCCGGAGCCCGAACCCGAACCGGCTGACGAGCCGAAGGCCGAGGCCGAGCCGGAGAAGCCTGCCGCCTCCGGATCCACCGGATCCGGATCGGGCACCGATGTGGTGATGCCCGAACTCGGCGAATCGGTCACAGAGGGCATCGTCACGAACTGGCTCAAGGAGGTCGGCGACACCGTAGAGGTCGACGAGGCGCTCCTCGAGGTCTCGACCGACAAGGTCGACACCGAGATTCCGTCACCGGTCGCAGGCACCCTGCTGGAGATCGTCGCCAGCGCCGACGACGTCGTCGAGGTCGGCGGCCGTCTCGCCGTCGTCGGCGATTCCGGCAGCGACCCGGGCGCCGACCGGGATCAGGGGCAGACCTCGGCCAACGCGCCGCGCAACACCGAGCCCAAGGCCGAGCCGACCCCCGAGCCGAAGCCGGAACCAGCGGCCGAATCCAAGCCCGCTGAACCCAAGCCTGCTGAGTCCAAGCCCGCCGCGTCCAAGCCTGCTGAACCCAAGCCTGCAGCGAACGACATCGAGTCGACGCCGTACGTGACGCCGCTCGTCCGGAAGCTGGCGACGGAGAACGACGTCGATCTGTCGACGGTCAAGGGCACCGGCGTCGGCGGCCGCATCCGCAAGCAGGATGTGCTCGCCGCGGCAGAGGAGAAGAAGACGCCCGCTGCAGAGTCGGCACCGGCACCCGCCGTATCGTCGGCCGCCGCACCGGCTTCGGCGAAGCCCGAGCTGGCCGCCCTGCGAGGTACCACCCAGAAGATCAACCGCATCCGCCAGATCACCGCGGCCAAGACCCGGGAGTCGCTGCACGAGAGTGCTCAGCTCACGCAGGTCCACGAGGTCGACATGACGCGGATCGCCGCACTGCGTACCTCAGCGAAGGCACGGTTCCGGTCGAGCGAGGGCGTCAATCTGACGTACCTGCCGTTCTTCGCGAAGGCCGTCGTCGAGGCCCTCAAGGTGCACCCGAACGTGAACGCGTCGATCGACGAGGGCGCCAAGGAGATCACCTACCACGGCACGGTGAACCTCGGGATCGCCGTCGACACCGAGCAGGGTCTGCTGTCGCCGGTGATCCACGATGCGGACAACCTGTCGTTGGCAGGCCTGGCGCGCGCGATCGCCGACATCGCCGAGCGCGCACGCACGGGCGGCCTCAAGCCGGACGAGTTGGCGGGCGGCACGTTCACGATCACGAACATCGGCAGCCAGGGCGCGCTGATCGACACCCCGATCCTGGTCCCGCCGCAGGCGGCCATGCTGGGCACCGGTGCGATCGTCAAACGCCCGGTGGTGATGACCGCCGAGGACGGGACCGAATCGTTCGCGTCACGCGCGATCGCCTACCTGCCGCTGACCTACGATCACCGACTGATCGACGGCGCGGACGCAGGCCGGTTCGTGTCGACGGTGCGGGAGCGTCTCGAGGCTGCCGAGTTCTCGGCCGACCTGGGACTCTGA
- a CDS encoding RDD family protein, with amino-acid sequence MRGAAGSWLSGPQMTGGDENDYRGQDLGLPGQGSGSLAGGWSRVVGLLVDWLIAYGIALLIVGFGTKTGTTVLAVWFVIGVIAVTLFGFTPGQFVAGLRVARVDHGAERGAAEAAGDVPRAGVGFVRAFFRQLLICFAVPALINDYNGRAMHDRATGTGLVRTRG; translated from the coding sequence ATGCGCGGGGCGGCGGGCAGCTGGCTGTCGGGGCCGCAGATGACCGGCGGTGACGAGAACGACTACCGCGGCCAGGACCTCGGCCTTCCCGGACAGGGCTCCGGCTCTCTCGCCGGCGGCTGGTCGCGTGTCGTGGGACTGCTCGTCGACTGGCTCATCGCATATGGCATCGCACTGCTGATCGTCGGTTTCGGCACCAAGACGGGGACCACCGTGCTCGCCGTCTGGTTCGTGATCGGCGTGATCGCGGTGACCTTGTTCGGTTTCACTCCCGGTCAGTTCGTCGCCGGGCTGCGGGTGGCGCGTGTGGACCACGGCGCCGAGCGCGGGGCCGCCGAAGCAGCGGGAGATGTGCCTCGGGCCGGAGTCGGCTTCGTCCGTGCGTTCTTCCGGCAATTGCTCATCTGCTTCGCAGTCCCAGCGCTGATCAACGACTACAACGGTCGCGCCATGCACGATCGCGCCACCGGGACCGGATTGGTGCGGACTCGCGGCTAG
- a CDS encoding TetR/AcrR family transcriptional regulator — translation MTGRQAHSNRRQAIATAGVRIIARDGVRALTHRAVDAEADLPQGSTSYHARTRAALVELVVETLAQRSTTDTEQLTPALDADINEPLQIAELTGWLSRLIETLAERRDDMRARYALILELDDQSPLHGMLTTHSELHELGRKVIRTALHRASLPDSDKHVEELVALADALVFYRTAIDRHLPLEPPISAYLHGVTATR, via the coding sequence ATGACAGGGCGCCAGGCACACAGCAATCGGCGACAGGCCATCGCAACCGCAGGCGTCCGCATCATCGCTCGCGACGGCGTTCGAGCACTCACCCACCGGGCGGTCGACGCCGAGGCGGACCTACCCCAGGGGTCCACCTCGTATCACGCACGCACCCGGGCGGCCCTCGTTGAACTGGTCGTCGAGACGCTGGCACAACGGTCTACGACAGATACCGAGCAGCTGACACCAGCCCTCGACGCAGATATCAACGAACCCCTCCAGATCGCGGAGCTCACCGGGTGGCTATCGAGGCTCATCGAGACCCTCGCCGAACGGCGGGATGACATGCGGGCGCGTTATGCACTGATTCTCGAGCTCGACGACCAATCACCCCTCCACGGGATGCTGACCACCCACTCCGAGCTTCACGAACTCGGCCGGAAGGTGATCAGGACGGCGCTTCACCGCGCCTCGCTACCCGACTCGGACAAACACGTGGAGGAACTGGTCGCGCTGGCGGACGCACTCGTCTTCTACCGGACCGCGATCGACCGACACCTGCCACTCGAACCGCCGATCTCGGCATACCTGCACGGAGTCACCGCAACCCGCTGA
- a CDS encoding alpha/beta fold hydrolase has protein sequence MGIDYVPDSELYPFESRWFGSSSGRVHYIDEGEGRPIVFCHGSPTWSFLYRRIVSRLRGGFRCIAVDYLGFGLSERPDGFGYTVAEHTGVLGELLDHLCLDDAIVVGHDWGGPVGLGAAVDRAARVSGIVVSNTVFWPIDPIPNRAFSAIMNTRPMQRRILDRNILVERFLLGGLQKVLSLGEADAYRGVQASPEARRGLAVMPGQIREARPLLADLAVDVPAVLGDKRALAIWGMRDPAFRPRTCLPRVRSAFRDLDVIELPEAGHFIQEQAPDAIASAIAERFS, from the coding sequence GTGGGAATCGATTACGTCCCGGATTCGGAGCTGTATCCATTCGAATCCCGATGGTTCGGCTCGTCCTCAGGCCGGGTGCACTACATCGACGAGGGGGAGGGGCGACCGATCGTGTTCTGTCACGGGTCGCCGACGTGGAGCTTTCTCTACCGCCGGATCGTGTCTCGGCTTCGAGGAGGGTTTCGCTGCATCGCCGTCGACTACCTCGGCTTCGGCCTGTCCGAGCGCCCGGACGGCTTCGGGTACACGGTCGCCGAGCACACCGGCGTGCTCGGCGAGTTGCTCGACCATCTGTGTCTGGACGACGCCATCGTGGTGGGGCACGACTGGGGAGGGCCGGTCGGGCTCGGTGCAGCGGTGGATCGGGCCGCGCGAGTCAGCGGGATCGTGGTGAGCAACACCGTGTTCTGGCCGATCGATCCGATTCCGAATCGTGCTTTCAGCGCCATCATGAACACCCGGCCGATGCAACGGCGCATCCTCGACCGCAACATCCTCGTCGAACGGTTCCTGCTCGGTGGGCTGCAGAAGGTGCTGAGTCTGGGCGAAGCAGATGCGTACCGCGGAGTACAGGCCAGTCCGGAGGCGCGTCGCGGACTCGCGGTGATGCCCGGGCAGATCCGCGAGGCTCGCCCGCTGCTGGCCGATCTGGCGGTGGATGTACCAGCTGTGCTCGGCGACAAACGAGCGCTCGCGATCTGGGGAATGCGAGACCCGGCGTTCCGGCCCCGAACCTGCCTTCCTCGCGTCCGCTCGGCATTTCGAGACCTCGACGTGATCGAGTTGCCGGAAGCCGGGCACTTCATTCAGGAGCAGGCGCCAGACGCGATCGCATCAGCGATCGCGGAGCGATTCTCGTGA
- a CDS encoding DUF4191 domain-containing protein: MAKAQDKASKEAKAAAKANRKAASKERRQQIWQAFQMQRKEDKALIPLMAGVIIGVTVLFALLGYFVFDSLWLMLPLGLILGVLLAFVLFGRRVQKTVFRKAEGQPGAAGWALGNMKGQWRVHQAVAGTSHLDAVHRVIGKPGVILIAEGTPSRVKPLLAQEKKKAARVVGDTPIYQVVVGNEEGEVPLSKLERHIRKLPGNIDRKRMDALEGRLSALKAKGGAGAAMPKGPMPQGAKMRSAARTVRRR, from the coding sequence ATGGCGAAGGCGCAAGACAAAGCGAGTAAAGAAGCGAAGGCGGCGGCGAAGGCCAACCGGAAGGCCGCCAGCAAGGAACGCCGGCAGCAGATCTGGCAGGCGTTCCAGATGCAGCGCAAGGAGGACAAGGCGCTCATCCCGCTGATGGCCGGTGTCATCATCGGCGTCACGGTGCTGTTCGCGCTGCTCGGTTACTTCGTCTTCGACAGTCTCTGGCTGATGCTCCCGCTCGGCCTGATCCTGGGTGTCCTGCTGGCGTTCGTGCTGTTCGGCCGCCGCGTTCAGAAGACCGTCTTCCGCAAGGCGGAGGGTCAGCCGGGTGCCGCAGGGTGGGCGCTGGGCAATATGAAGGGCCAGTGGCGCGTCCATCAGGCCGTCGCCGGCACCTCCCATCTCGATGCCGTGCACCGCGTGATCGGCAAGCCGGGCGTCATCCTGATCGCTGAGGGCACCCCGAGTCGGGTGAAGCCGCTCCTGGCGCAGGAGAAGAAGAAGGCCGCCCGCGTCGTCGGCGACACTCCGATCTACCAGGTCGTCGTCGGCAACGAGGAGGGCGAGGTTCCTCTCTCCAAGCTCGAACGGCACATCCGCAAGTTGCCGGGCAACATCGACCGCAAGCGCATGGACGCCCTCGAAGGCCGCCTGTCCGCGCTCAAGGCCAAGGGCGGCGCCGGTGCGGCGATGCCGAAGGGGCCGATGCCGCAGGGTGCCAAGATGCGCAGCGCTGCTCGCACCGTTCGGCGCCGCTGA
- the lipB gene encoding lipoyl(octanoyl) transferase LipB, producing the protein MRNGSARLSDEPIEVRRLGVVDYPTAYAMQHELAAQRATGELDHDVMLLLEHTSVYTAGKRTQDADRPVNGAPVIDVDRGGRITWHGPGQLVGYPIIELAEPVDVVDYVRRLEEALIRVCAVHDIATGRVDGRSGVWIRDSTGERKLGQIGIRVARGVTLHGFALNVNPDMSVFDAIVPCGIPDAGVTSIAHETGTPIGVADVLDDVTALVADCLDSRIPPSPGHTADALIESATGDTPAAATTTVGSAQ; encoded by the coding sequence GTGCGTAACGGTTCTGCCCGACTCAGCGACGAGCCCATCGAGGTTCGCCGACTCGGCGTCGTCGACTACCCCACCGCTTATGCGATGCAGCACGAGCTGGCGGCACAGCGCGCGACCGGCGAACTCGACCACGATGTGATGCTCCTGCTGGAGCACACGTCGGTGTACACAGCGGGCAAGCGCACCCAGGACGCCGATCGCCCCGTCAACGGCGCACCGGTGATCGACGTCGACCGAGGCGGCCGCATCACCTGGCACGGCCCGGGACAGCTGGTCGGTTACCCGATCATCGAGCTCGCCGAGCCGGTCGATGTGGTCGACTACGTGCGCCGCCTCGAAGAGGCCCTGATCCGGGTGTGCGCGGTTCATGACATCGCAACCGGCCGCGTCGACGGACGCAGCGGCGTCTGGATCCGCGACAGCACAGGCGAGCGCAAACTCGGCCAGATCGGGATCCGCGTCGCCCGCGGCGTCACACTGCATGGATTCGCCCTCAACGTGAATCCGGACATGTCGGTGTTCGACGCGATCGTCCCGTGTGGCATCCCCGATGCGGGCGTCACCTCGATCGCGCACGAGACCGGGACGCCGATCGGCGTCGCCGACGTCCTCGACGACGTGACGGCGCTGGTCGCCGATTGTCTCGACTCCCGGATCCCGCCATCTCCCGGCCACACCGCAGACGCCCTCATCGAATCCGCGACCGGAGATACCCCGGCCGCCGCCACCACAACCGTAGGATCGGCACAGTGA
- the glnA gene encoding type I glutamate--ammonia ligase, producing the protein MYNTNEELLEGIKSEGVEYVDIRFCDLPGTMQHFSIPAAAFTEDVFEEGLAFDGSSIRGFQSIDESDMMLLPDPATARIDPFRKAKTMNVSFFVHDPFTREAYSRDPRNVARKAEDYLRASGIADTCFFGAEAEFYVFDSVSFGSDINGTFYQVESESGSWNASKATNPDGTPNRGYKVRQKGGYFPVAPYDHYVDLRDEISGHLASNDFELERAHHEVGTGGQAEINYKFNTLLHAADDVQLFKYIVKNTAWQNGKSATFMPKPLLGDNGSGMHAHQSLWKDGKPLFHDESGYAGLSDIARHYIGGILHHAPSLLAFTNPTINSYKRLVPGYEAPINLVYSQRNRSACVRIPITGNNPKAKRIEFRCPDSSGNPYLAFAAMMMAGIDGVKNKIEPHEPVDKDLYELPPEEAKGIPQAPTSLSAVIDRLEEDHDYLTAGGVFTEDLIETWIALKRENEIEPIQIRPHPYEFDLYYDC; encoded by the coding sequence GTGTACAACACGAACGAAGAGCTGCTCGAAGGCATCAAGTCCGAAGGCGTCGAGTACGTCGACATCCGCTTCTGCGACCTGCCGGGAACGATGCAGCACTTCTCGATCCCCGCAGCCGCATTCACCGAGGACGTCTTCGAAGAGGGTCTGGCATTCGACGGATCGTCGATCCGCGGCTTCCAGTCGATCGACGAGTCCGACATGATGCTCCTCCCGGACCCGGCGACCGCCCGCATCGACCCGTTCCGCAAGGCGAAGACGATGAACGTCAGCTTCTTCGTCCACGACCCGTTCACCCGTGAGGCCTACAGCCGCGACCCGCGCAACGTCGCACGCAAGGCGGAGGACTACCTCCGCGCGAGCGGCATCGCCGACACCTGCTTCTTCGGTGCCGAAGCCGAGTTCTACGTCTTCGACTCCGTCTCGTTCGGCTCCGACATCAACGGCACCTTCTACCAGGTGGAATCGGAGTCGGGCTCCTGGAACGCATCCAAGGCCACCAACCCGGACGGCACGCCGAACCGTGGCTACAAGGTCCGTCAGAAGGGCGGCTACTTCCCGGTCGCCCCGTACGATCACTACGTCGATCTGCGTGACGAGATCTCCGGCCACCTGGCCAGCAACGACTTCGAGCTCGAGCGCGCTCACCATGAGGTGGGGACAGGCGGTCAGGCCGAGATCAACTACAAATTCAACACGCTGCTTCACGCCGCCGACGACGTTCAGCTGTTCAAGTACATCGTCAAGAACACCGCGTGGCAGAACGGCAAGTCGGCCACCTTCATGCCGAAGCCGCTGCTCGGCGACAACGGTTCGGGCATGCACGCTCACCAGTCCCTCTGGAAGGACGGCAAGCCGCTGTTCCACGACGAGTCGGGGTACGCCGGACTGTCGGACATCGCACGCCATTACATCGGCGGCATCCTGCACCATGCGCCGTCACTGCTCGCCTTCACCAACCCGACGATCAACTCGTACAAGCGTCTGGTTCCGGGCTACGAGGCCCCGATCAACCTCGTGTACAGCCAGCGCAACCGCAGCGCCTGCGTTCGCATTCCGATCACGGGCAACAACCCGAAGGCCAAGCGCATCGAGTTCCGTTGCCCCGACAGCTCGGGCAACCCGTACCTGGCATTCGCCGCCATGATGATGGCGGGGATCGATGGCGTGAAGAACAAGATCGAGCCGCACGAGCCCGTGGACAAGGACCTGTACGAGCTTCCTCCGGAGGAGGCAAAGGGCATCCCGCAGGCCCCGACCTCACTCTCCGCAGTCATCGACCGTCTCGAAGAGGATCACGACTACCTCACCGCAGGCGGCGTGTTCACCGAGGACCTGATCGAGACCTGGATCGCGTTGAAGCGTGAGAACGAGATCGAGCCCATCCAGATCCGTCCGCACCCGTACGAATTCGACCTGTACTACGACTGCTGA
- a CDS encoding HNH endonuclease signature motif containing protein — MSRRPPVSPGSARISADGDELAISIPLPQNQNDAAAQLAFAGRSDSLEGPLRWCRFRAIHSAYTVALAEADRSASDPNFLFDPFTVTAAQYAVVARVTQGQAEAFLDRAADCFERIPRIGECLRDALITPKTFDTLRYETGLIEAPEVLADVDSTIAIWIRGEGRTSSTRAGETARRIVTRHDAEAARQRRKDSRDMKDAGVSPLGGRLSRFIITADAEDAQLSQEIVDALAAGVCEADPRTRAERRSDAAIALLQRRSFTCRCGLDTCPAELSDAQVAARCSRIVLHVVVRRDTLDGTDQTPAYLDGVGPISADHVREMCERGDTVRRDLDVDRLMDSTSRDGDPYRPTTTCDTAVRALFGRCSWPGCDRPAFKADLDHVCEYNHRDPASGGPTCFCNLNPKCRFHHGLKTSAGGWLDDQIIDANGEIWTEVTTPSGITVRTRAGNTWLLPEIGLIPCRHGPPRDPGDAPPDIPHLRNRSRTEAKHRYRMSMRAANRRKS; from the coding sequence ATGAGCAGAAGGCCCCCGGTCTCGCCCGGCTCAGCGCGCATCTCGGCCGATGGCGACGAGCTCGCGATTTCGATCCCGTTACCGCAGAACCAGAACGACGCGGCGGCACAACTCGCGTTCGCGGGTCGTTCCGACAGCCTCGAAGGACCGCTGCGCTGGTGCCGATTCCGCGCGATCCACAGCGCCTATACGGTGGCCCTCGCCGAGGCCGACCGGAGCGCTTCCGACCCGAACTTCCTGTTCGATCCGTTCACCGTCACCGCAGCCCAGTACGCGGTCGTGGCACGGGTGACGCAAGGGCAGGCGGAGGCGTTCCTAGACCGTGCCGCAGACTGTTTCGAGCGCATTCCGCGCATCGGCGAATGCCTCCGCGATGCGCTCATCACGCCGAAGACGTTCGACACGCTCCGTTACGAGACCGGCCTCATCGAAGCCCCGGAAGTACTCGCCGACGTCGACTCCACGATCGCCATCTGGATCCGCGGAGAGGGTCGGACGTCGAGCACCCGAGCCGGCGAGACGGCTCGGCGGATCGTCACCCGTCACGACGCCGAAGCCGCACGGCAACGTCGCAAGGACTCGCGGGACATGAAAGACGCCGGGGTGTCACCACTCGGCGGCCGACTGTCCCGATTCATCATCACCGCGGACGCGGAGGATGCTCAGCTGTCGCAGGAGATCGTGGACGCGCTCGCCGCCGGGGTCTGCGAGGCAGACCCGCGAACGCGAGCCGAACGCCGCTCAGATGCCGCGATCGCGCTCCTCCAGCGTCGGTCGTTCACGTGCCGCTGCGGACTCGACACCTGTCCTGCCGAACTGTCGGACGCACAGGTGGCCGCACGCTGCTCGAGAATCGTCCTGCACGTCGTCGTCCGCCGAGACACGCTCGACGGGACCGACCAGACTCCCGCCTATCTCGACGGTGTCGGCCCCATCTCCGCCGACCACGTCCGCGAGATGTGCGAGCGTGGCGACACCGTCCGCCGCGACCTCGATGTCGACCGGCTCATGGACTCGACGTCGAGGGACGGCGACCCCTATCGACCGACCACCACGTGCGATACCGCGGTTCGCGCCCTATTCGGACGGTGCTCGTGGCCGGGATGCGATCGCCCGGCCTTCAAGGCCGACCTGGACCACGTCTGCGAATACAACCATCGCGATCCCGCATCCGGAGGCCCCACCTGCTTCTGCAACCTCAACCCGAAGTGCCGCTTCCACCACGGATTGAAAACATCCGCAGGTGGCTGGCTCGACGATCAGATCATCGACGCCAACGGCGAGATCTGGACCGAGGTCACCACCCCCAGCGGCATCACCGTGCGCACCCGCGCAGGCAACACGTGGCTCCTACCCGAGATCGGCCTGATTCCGTGTCGCCACGGCCCGCCGAGGGATCCCGGGGACGCCCCGCCCGATATCCCGCATCTGCGGAACCGCTCACGTACCGAGGCCAAGCATCGGTACCGGATGTCGATGCGTGCGGCGAACCGACGTAAGAGCTAG